One region of Strigops habroptila isolate Jane chromosome 11, bStrHab1.2.pri, whole genome shotgun sequence genomic DNA includes:
- the OGN gene encoding mimecan isoform X2 — MLFCARMKTLQTTFFLFVFVPLVNAAPPIQQEPLPFYEYDTDVTMGSLSQQDYEIQSKDIRKDGTNISLDTSLRLQGDDSETNVQPTKDTNLPTCLLCVCLSGSVYCEEIDIEAVPPLPKETAYLYARFNKIKRIAVSDFADITTLRRIDFSGNRIEEIEDGAFSKLLLLEELSLAENRLLKLPVLPPKLTTFNANQNRIKSRGIKANAFKKLTNLAYLYLGHNALESVPLNLPESLRILHLQVFLK; from the exons ATGCTGTTCTGTGCAAGAATGAAGACTTTGCagactactttttttttgtttgtgtttgtaccTTTGGTAAATGCAGCACCACCAATACAGCAAGAACCACTCCCGTTTTATGAGTATGATACAGATGTTACCATGGGAAGCCTGAGCCAACAAGATTATGAAATTCAATCCAAGGATATAAGAAAG GATGgaacaaatatttctcttgACACTTCTCTAAGACTGCAAGGAGATGACAGCGAAACCAATGTACAACCAACAAAGGATACAA ATTTACCTACTtgtctgctctgtgtgtgtctaagTGGATCAGTGTACTGTGAGGAAATAGACATTGAAGCTGTACCCCCACTGCCAAAGGAGACAGCGTACCTTTATGCAcgatttaacaaaataaaaaggatagCGGTTTCAGATTTTGCTGACATTA CTACCTTGAGAAGAATTGATTTTAGTGGAAACAGGatagaagaaatagaagatgGAGCCTTTTCAAAGCTTCTGTTACTGGAAGAACTTTCTCTTGCTGAAAATCGACTTCTGAAACTTCCTGTTCTACCTCCCAAACTAACAACATTTAAtgcaaaccaaaacagaatcaAGAGCAGAGGAatcaaagcaaatgctttcaAG AAGCTGACAAACTTGGCCTACCTCTACTTAGGACACAACGCACTGGAATCTGTTCCCCTTAACTTGCCGGAAAGTCTGCGTATTCTTCAccttcaggtatttttaaagtaa
- the OGN gene encoding mimecan isoform X1 — MLFCARMKTLQTTFFLFVFVPLVNAAPPIQQEPLPFYEYDTDVTMGSLSQQDYEIQSKDIRKDGTNISLDTSLRLQGDDSETNVQPTKDTNLPTCLLCVCLSGSVYCEEIDIEAVPPLPKETAYLYARFNKIKRIAVSDFADITTLRRIDFSGNRIEEIEDGAFSKLLLLEELSLAENRLLKLPVLPPKLTTFNANQNRIKSRGIKANAFKKLTNLAYLYLGHNALESVPLNLPESLRILHLQYNNITTITDDTFCKSNNTRYIRTRMDEIRMEGNPILLAKHVNAFSCLRTLPVGTYY, encoded by the exons ATGCTGTTCTGTGCAAGAATGAAGACTTTGCagactactttttttttgtttgtgtttgtaccTTTGGTAAATGCAGCACCACCAATACAGCAAGAACCACTCCCGTTTTATGAGTATGATACAGATGTTACCATGGGAAGCCTGAGCCAACAAGATTATGAAATTCAATCCAAGGATATAAGAAAG GATGgaacaaatatttctcttgACACTTCTCTAAGACTGCAAGGAGATGACAGCGAAACCAATGTACAACCAACAAAGGATACAA ATTTACCTACTtgtctgctctgtgtgtgtctaagTGGATCAGTGTACTGTGAGGAAATAGACATTGAAGCTGTACCCCCACTGCCAAAGGAGACAGCGTACCTTTATGCAcgatttaacaaaataaaaaggatagCGGTTTCAGATTTTGCTGACATTA CTACCTTGAGAAGAATTGATTTTAGTGGAAACAGGatagaagaaatagaagatgGAGCCTTTTCAAAGCTTCTGTTACTGGAAGAACTTTCTCTTGCTGAAAATCGACTTCTGAAACTTCCTGTTCTACCTCCCAAACTAACAACATTTAAtgcaaaccaaaacagaatcaAGAGCAGAGGAatcaaagcaaatgctttcaAG AAGCTGACAAACTTGGCCTACCTCTACTTAGGACACAACGCACTGGAATCTGTTCCCCTTAACTTGCCGGAAAGTCTGCGTATTCTTCAccttcag TACAACAATATTACTACAATCACCGATGACACGTTCTGCAAATCTAATAACACACGTTACATCCGCACACGCATGGATGAGATAAGGATGGAAGGCAATCCAATCCTCTTGGCAAAGCATGTTAATGCTTTTTCCTGCTTGAGAACACTGCCTGTAGGAACATACTACTAG
- the CENPP gene encoding centromere protein P isoform X3, translated as MDSNICEVYEDEIQSLEEEIKLLAGKYEDSQQESTFFSDEEILMSIKSFQRELRGESEGYESLSDLKAQLESLETDLSFLMKFTGIQFTSHSKKTLEKTRNRTVRKHRLSGNCRSLSFQLEFQLLEMQNKAGVSAVITDLSIIMEPGGDSDLSKFVSRKRVFKSTRLKNLAFSCNFQAHNALEENRGMLEHLSNMFLKEAKFSRLFSISTEERGSLLTFFRSLSSYAEWYEHRRCTFLHFKVISSVVFTNNLFSNCVFKHTVLS; from the exons ATGGACAGCAACATTTGTGAAGTTTATGAAGATGAAATCCAGTCACTGGAAGAGGAAATTAAACTATTGGCTGGAAAGTATGAAGATAGCCAACAGGAAtccacctttttttctgatgagGAGATACTAATGTCAAT AAAATCATTCCAAAGAGAACTTCGGGGAGAATCTGAGGGATATGAATCTCTATCAGACCTGAAAGCTCAACTTGAAAGTCTAGAAACAGATctctcatttttaatgaaatttacTGGTATTCAGTTCACAAGTCATTCcaagaaaacactggaaaaaa CTAGAAACAGAACGGTGAGGAAGCACAGATTATCAGGGAATTGCCGCTCCCTGTCTTTTCAGTTGGAATTCCAGCTTCTTGAAATGCAG AACAAAGCAGGTGTGTCTGCTGTTATTACTGATCTCAGCATTATAATGGAGCCTGGGGGAGATTCAGATTTGTCCAAATTTGTGTCAAG AAAAAGGGTCTTTAAGAGCACCAGACTTAAAAACTTGGCATTCAGTTGTAATTTCCAAGCCCATAatgctttggaagaaaacagaggaatgCTAGAACACTTGagcaacatgtttttaaaagaagcaaaattcaGCAGGCTATTTTCAATCAG CACTGAAGAACGTGGAAGTCTTTTAACGTTTTTCAGAAGCCTTTCATCTTATGCTGAGTGGTATGAACATCGTAGATGCACCTTCCTACATTTCAAGGTA atttcttctgttgttttcactAACAATCTTTTTTCTAACTGTGTGTTCAAACATACAGTATTGAGTTAA